One window of the Rosa rugosa chromosome 3, drRosRugo1.1, whole genome shotgun sequence genome contains the following:
- the LOC133736392 gene encoding uncharacterized protein LOC133736392 isoform X2, with amino-acid sequence MVGGGKWKQERRGLARHQEPKINKIPIIPESRKRKYTDDGDGDEAALSGHLKRIVLSLSKPSTLLGIGASKPRAVHRAKLEKLLRKLVIHHNWVEASGVLSVLLGGGASDRSPANNRFMYWVLLEMVERLSEMEKEERLPGNYSKEVWIKNVFEAWEKKNDKMKAELEEYIHAVELERISLSLAKGNLMEAEAGAFGLMQAHGFRNDPLRNMVVGLTFQQLWYSKLPKEMQWREADQFYTRESNERVAGSEGHGSINSNEAGSAIHCDSDTSVMNDKVENVPPIVAVDADSGLHREISVEVVDMEVEISPPKFETQNFYADSAENSEDEAALSDHGGQMQYAPIFSELEGLESLLLPIRLPESLDNHEDKNIFNDYYKDAVKYLRHALRSSPPVLVALHPLIQLLLIGGQVKEALDEIEYCCNFSNTALPTRVLCSNAYMLDRLRSSLLQQFDSNNKPVLSTCLEENLRKDPTCCDSLEKLVLLHQNDNYSPESLLEMIALHLDATNAEYNIWRQYAMCFLKLSQYEEDRMSVCLNGNEGGHKPRYSVSFNKTPKIFIKGQSGKNWKLRCRWWSTRHFSHDILASEIAAGDLELLTYKAASGVHMYGSEFYYVVDALCCLEKESEKDLLCFLQMHIRNSVRIYSNSRQRSN; translated from the exons ATGGTAGGCGGTGGAAAGTGGAAACAGGAGAGACGAGGGCTCGCTCGTCATCAAGAACCAAAGATTAATA AAATTCCGATTATTCCTGAAAGCCGGAAAAGAAAGTACACCGACGACGGCGACGGCGACGAGGCAGCACTGTCGGGGCACCTAAAACGCATCGTTTTATCACTAAGCAAGCCGTCGACTCTGCTCGGCATCGGCGCCTCAAAACCTAGGGCGGTGCACCGCGCCAAGCTCGAAAAGCTTCTCCGGAAGCTCGTGATTCACCACAACTGGGTCGAGGCCAGCGGCGTCCTCAGCGTGTTGCTCGGCGGCGGAGCCAGCGACAGGTCGCCGGCGAACAACCGCTTCATGTATTGG GTTTTGCTGGAAATGGTGGAGCGGTTGTCTGAGATGGAAAAGGAGGAGCGTTTGCCTGGTAATTACTCCAAGGAGGTGTGGATTAAGAATGTGTTTGAAGCttgggagaagaagaatgataAGATGAAGGCAGAGTTAGAAGAG TACATACATGCTGTTGAACTTGAGCGCATCTCGCTCTCGCTTGCAAAAGGGAATCTTATGGAGGCTGAAGCCGGTGCTTTCGG tctCATGCAAGCACATGGTTTTCGAAATGACCCTCTTCGAAATATGGTTGTCGGATTGACATTCCAGCAATTGTGGTATTCCAAGCTCCCAAAAGAGATGCAGTGGAGGGAGGCTGACCAGTTTTACACTAGGGAATCAAATGAACGAGTTGCAGGCTCAGAGGGGCATGGCTCTATTAACAGTAACGAGGCTGGTAGCGCCATTCATTGTGATTCAGACACCTCTGTCATGAATGATAAAGTAGAGAATGTACCACCTATTGTTGCTGTTGATGCTGACAGTGGCTTACATAGAGAGATCTCTGTGGAGGTTGTTGACATGGAAGTAGAAATTTCTCCACCGAAATTTGAGACCCAAAATTTCTATGCGGACTCTGCTGAAAATTCAGAAGATGAAGCTGCTTTATCTGATCATGGTGGTCAAATGCAGTATGCTCCCATTTTCTCTGAACTTG AGGGGTTGGAGTCATTGTTACTGCCCATACGATTGCCAGAGTCTCTCGATAATCATGAAGATAAGAATATTTTTAATGACTATTACAAGGATGCAGTGAAGTACTTACGACATGCTCTTCGCTCTTCACCCCCGGTATTGGTAGCCTTACATCCTTTGATACAG CTGTTGCTGATTGGAGGTCAAGTTAAAGAGGCCCTAGATGAGATTGAATATTGTTGTAATTTTTCAAACACAGCGCTGCCTACTCG GGTATTATGCTCTAATGCCTACATGTTGGACAGATTAAGGTCTAGTCTTCTGCAGCAATTTGATTCTAATAACAAACCTGTGCTTTCCACTTGTCTGGAGGAAAACTTAAGGAAGGATCCTACATGTTGCGATTCATTGGAAAAGCTTGTTCTGTTGCATCAAAATG ATAATTATAGTCctgagtccctgcttgaaatgATAGCTTTGCATTTAGATGCCACCAATGCTGAATACAACATTTGGAGACAGTATGCTATGTGTTTCCTGAAGCTTTCTCAGTATGAAGAGGACAGGATGTCGGTGTGTCTGAATGGAAATGAAGGTGGACATAAACCACGGTACTCTGTTTCTTTCAATAAGACCCCGAAAATATTTATAAAGGGACAATCTGGAAAGAATTGGAAATTGCGCTGTAGATGGTGGTCTACGCGGCACTTCAGCCATGATATTCTTGCATCAGAGattgcagcag GTGATTTGGAGCTCTTAACTTACAAAGCAGCGAGTGGAGTGCATATGTATGGATCAGAGTTCTATTACGTTGTGGATGCTCTTTGCTGCTTAGAGAAAGAAAGTGAGAAGGACTTGCTCTGTTTTTTGCAAATGCACATTCGAAATTCTGTTcgaatttattcaaattctcGACAGAGAAGTAATTGA
- the LOC133736392 gene encoding uncharacterized protein LOC133736392 isoform X1, with protein MVGGGKWKQERRGLARHQEPKINTAMTEFPIPEIPIIPESRKRKYTDDGDGDEAALSGHLKRIVLSLSKPSTLLGIGASKPRAVHRAKLEKLLRKLVIHHNWVEASGVLSVLLGGGASDRSPANNRFMYWVLLEMVERLSEMEKEERLPGNYSKEVWIKNVFEAWEKKNDKMKAELEEYIHAVELERISLSLAKGNLMEAEAGAFGLMQAHGFRNDPLRNMVVGLTFQQLWYSKLPKEMQWREADQFYTRESNERVAGSEGHGSINSNEAGSAIHCDSDTSVMNDKVENVPPIVAVDADSGLHREISVEVVDMEVEISPPKFETQNFYADSAENSEDEAALSDHGGQMQYAPIFSELEGLESLLLPIRLPESLDNHEDKNIFNDYYKDAVKYLRHALRSSPPVLVALHPLIQLLLIGGQVKEALDEIEYCCNFSNTALPTRVLCSNAYMLDRLRSSLLQQFDSNNKPVLSTCLEENLRKDPTCCDSLEKLVLLHQNDNYSPESLLEMIALHLDATNAEYNIWRQYAMCFLKLSQYEEDRMSVCLNGNEGGHKPRYSVSFNKTPKIFIKGQSGKNWKLRCRWWSTRHFSHDILASEIAAGDLELLTYKAASGVHMYGSEFYYVVDALCCLEKESEKDLLCFLQMHIRNSVRIYSNSRQRSN; from the exons ATGGTAGGCGGTGGAAAGTGGAAACAGGAGAGACGAGGGCTCGCTCGTCATCAAGAACCAAAGATTAATA CTGCCATGACTGAATTTCCTATACCAGAAATTCCGATTATTCCTGAAAGCCGGAAAAGAAAGTACACCGACGACGGCGACGGCGACGAGGCAGCACTGTCGGGGCACCTAAAACGCATCGTTTTATCACTAAGCAAGCCGTCGACTCTGCTCGGCATCGGCGCCTCAAAACCTAGGGCGGTGCACCGCGCCAAGCTCGAAAAGCTTCTCCGGAAGCTCGTGATTCACCACAACTGGGTCGAGGCCAGCGGCGTCCTCAGCGTGTTGCTCGGCGGCGGAGCCAGCGACAGGTCGCCGGCGAACAACCGCTTCATGTATTGG GTTTTGCTGGAAATGGTGGAGCGGTTGTCTGAGATGGAAAAGGAGGAGCGTTTGCCTGGTAATTACTCCAAGGAGGTGTGGATTAAGAATGTGTTTGAAGCttgggagaagaagaatgataAGATGAAGGCAGAGTTAGAAGAG TACATACATGCTGTTGAACTTGAGCGCATCTCGCTCTCGCTTGCAAAAGGGAATCTTATGGAGGCTGAAGCCGGTGCTTTCGG tctCATGCAAGCACATGGTTTTCGAAATGACCCTCTTCGAAATATGGTTGTCGGATTGACATTCCAGCAATTGTGGTATTCCAAGCTCCCAAAAGAGATGCAGTGGAGGGAGGCTGACCAGTTTTACACTAGGGAATCAAATGAACGAGTTGCAGGCTCAGAGGGGCATGGCTCTATTAACAGTAACGAGGCTGGTAGCGCCATTCATTGTGATTCAGACACCTCTGTCATGAATGATAAAGTAGAGAATGTACCACCTATTGTTGCTGTTGATGCTGACAGTGGCTTACATAGAGAGATCTCTGTGGAGGTTGTTGACATGGAAGTAGAAATTTCTCCACCGAAATTTGAGACCCAAAATTTCTATGCGGACTCTGCTGAAAATTCAGAAGATGAAGCTGCTTTATCTGATCATGGTGGTCAAATGCAGTATGCTCCCATTTTCTCTGAACTTG AGGGGTTGGAGTCATTGTTACTGCCCATACGATTGCCAGAGTCTCTCGATAATCATGAAGATAAGAATATTTTTAATGACTATTACAAGGATGCAGTGAAGTACTTACGACATGCTCTTCGCTCTTCACCCCCGGTATTGGTAGCCTTACATCCTTTGATACAG CTGTTGCTGATTGGAGGTCAAGTTAAAGAGGCCCTAGATGAGATTGAATATTGTTGTAATTTTTCAAACACAGCGCTGCCTACTCG GGTATTATGCTCTAATGCCTACATGTTGGACAGATTAAGGTCTAGTCTTCTGCAGCAATTTGATTCTAATAACAAACCTGTGCTTTCCACTTGTCTGGAGGAAAACTTAAGGAAGGATCCTACATGTTGCGATTCATTGGAAAAGCTTGTTCTGTTGCATCAAAATG ATAATTATAGTCctgagtccctgcttgaaatgATAGCTTTGCATTTAGATGCCACCAATGCTGAATACAACATTTGGAGACAGTATGCTATGTGTTTCCTGAAGCTTTCTCAGTATGAAGAGGACAGGATGTCGGTGTGTCTGAATGGAAATGAAGGTGGACATAAACCACGGTACTCTGTTTCTTTCAATAAGACCCCGAAAATATTTATAAAGGGACAATCTGGAAAGAATTGGAAATTGCGCTGTAGATGGTGGTCTACGCGGCACTTCAGCCATGATATTCTTGCATCAGAGattgcagcag GTGATTTGGAGCTCTTAACTTACAAAGCAGCGAGTGGAGTGCATATGTATGGATCAGAGTTCTATTACGTTGTGGATGCTCTTTGCTGCTTAGAGAAAGAAAGTGAGAAGGACTTGCTCTGTTTTTTGCAAATGCACATTCGAAATTCTGTTcgaatttattcaaattctcGACAGAGAAGTAATTGA
- the LOC133736392 gene encoding uncharacterized protein LOC133736392 isoform X3, with protein sequence MVGGGKWKQERRGLARHQEPKINTAMTEFPIPEIPIIPESRKRKYTDDGDGDEAALSGHLKRIVLSLSKPSTLLGIGASKPRAVHRAKLEKLLRKLVIHHNWVEASGVLSVLLGGGASDRSPANNRFMYWVLLEMVERLSEMEKEERLPGNYSKEVWIKNVFEAWEKKNDKMKAELEEYIHAVELERISLSLAKGNLMEAEAGAFGLMQAHGFRNDPLRNMVVGLTFQQLWYSKLPKEMQWREADQFYTRESNERVAGSEGHGSINSNEAGSAIHCDSDTSVMNDKVENVPPIVAVDADSGLHREISVEVVDMEVEISPPKFETQNFYADSAENSEDEAALSDHGGQMQYAPIFSELEGLESLLLPIRLPESLDNHEDKNIFNDYYKDAVKYLRHALRSSPPVLVALHPLIQLLLIGGQVKEALDEIEYCCNFSNTALPTRLRSSLLQQFDSNNKPVLSTCLEENLRKDPTCCDSLEKLVLLHQNDNYSPESLLEMIALHLDATNAEYNIWRQYAMCFLKLSQYEEDRMSVCLNGNEGGHKPRYSVSFNKTPKIFIKGQSGKNWKLRCRWWSTRHFSHDILASEIAAGDLELLTYKAASGVHMYGSEFYYVVDALCCLEKESEKDLLCFLQMHIRNSVRIYSNSRQRSN encoded by the exons ATGGTAGGCGGTGGAAAGTGGAAACAGGAGAGACGAGGGCTCGCTCGTCATCAAGAACCAAAGATTAATA CTGCCATGACTGAATTTCCTATACCAGAAATTCCGATTATTCCTGAAAGCCGGAAAAGAAAGTACACCGACGACGGCGACGGCGACGAGGCAGCACTGTCGGGGCACCTAAAACGCATCGTTTTATCACTAAGCAAGCCGTCGACTCTGCTCGGCATCGGCGCCTCAAAACCTAGGGCGGTGCACCGCGCCAAGCTCGAAAAGCTTCTCCGGAAGCTCGTGATTCACCACAACTGGGTCGAGGCCAGCGGCGTCCTCAGCGTGTTGCTCGGCGGCGGAGCCAGCGACAGGTCGCCGGCGAACAACCGCTTCATGTATTGG GTTTTGCTGGAAATGGTGGAGCGGTTGTCTGAGATGGAAAAGGAGGAGCGTTTGCCTGGTAATTACTCCAAGGAGGTGTGGATTAAGAATGTGTTTGAAGCttgggagaagaagaatgataAGATGAAGGCAGAGTTAGAAGAG TACATACATGCTGTTGAACTTGAGCGCATCTCGCTCTCGCTTGCAAAAGGGAATCTTATGGAGGCTGAAGCCGGTGCTTTCGG tctCATGCAAGCACATGGTTTTCGAAATGACCCTCTTCGAAATATGGTTGTCGGATTGACATTCCAGCAATTGTGGTATTCCAAGCTCCCAAAAGAGATGCAGTGGAGGGAGGCTGACCAGTTTTACACTAGGGAATCAAATGAACGAGTTGCAGGCTCAGAGGGGCATGGCTCTATTAACAGTAACGAGGCTGGTAGCGCCATTCATTGTGATTCAGACACCTCTGTCATGAATGATAAAGTAGAGAATGTACCACCTATTGTTGCTGTTGATGCTGACAGTGGCTTACATAGAGAGATCTCTGTGGAGGTTGTTGACATGGAAGTAGAAATTTCTCCACCGAAATTTGAGACCCAAAATTTCTATGCGGACTCTGCTGAAAATTCAGAAGATGAAGCTGCTTTATCTGATCATGGTGGTCAAATGCAGTATGCTCCCATTTTCTCTGAACTTG AGGGGTTGGAGTCATTGTTACTGCCCATACGATTGCCAGAGTCTCTCGATAATCATGAAGATAAGAATATTTTTAATGACTATTACAAGGATGCAGTGAAGTACTTACGACATGCTCTTCGCTCTTCACCCCCGGTATTGGTAGCCTTACATCCTTTGATACAG CTGTTGCTGATTGGAGGTCAAGTTAAAGAGGCCCTAGATGAGATTGAATATTGTTGTAATTTTTCAAACACAGCGCTGCCTACTCG ATTAAGGTCTAGTCTTCTGCAGCAATTTGATTCTAATAACAAACCTGTGCTTTCCACTTGTCTGGAGGAAAACTTAAGGAAGGATCCTACATGTTGCGATTCATTGGAAAAGCTTGTTCTGTTGCATCAAAATG ATAATTATAGTCctgagtccctgcttgaaatgATAGCTTTGCATTTAGATGCCACCAATGCTGAATACAACATTTGGAGACAGTATGCTATGTGTTTCCTGAAGCTTTCTCAGTATGAAGAGGACAGGATGTCGGTGTGTCTGAATGGAAATGAAGGTGGACATAAACCACGGTACTCTGTTTCTTTCAATAAGACCCCGAAAATATTTATAAAGGGACAATCTGGAAAGAATTGGAAATTGCGCTGTAGATGGTGGTCTACGCGGCACTTCAGCCATGATATTCTTGCATCAGAGattgcagcag GTGATTTGGAGCTCTTAACTTACAAAGCAGCGAGTGGAGTGCATATGTATGGATCAGAGTTCTATTACGTTGTGGATGCTCTTTGCTGCTTAGAGAAAGAAAGTGAGAAGGACTTGCTCTGTTTTTTGCAAATGCACATTCGAAATTCTGTTcgaatttattcaaattctcGACAGAGAAGTAATTGA
- the LOC133736399 gene encoding uncharacterized protein LOC133736399 isoform X2 has protein sequence MAESPIPEIPIIPESRKRKYTDDGDEAALSGHLKRIVLSLSKPSTLLGIGASKPRAVHRAKLEKLLRKLVIHHNWVEASGVLSVLLGGGASDRSLANNRFMYWVLLEMVERLSEMEKEERLPGNYSKEVWIKNVFEAWEKKNDKMKAELEEYIHAVELERISLSLAKGNLMEAEAGAFG, from the exons ATGGCTGAATCTCCTATACCAGAAATTCCGATTATTCCCGAAAGCCGGAAAAGAAAGTACACCGACGACGGCGACGAGGCAGCACTGTCGGGGCACCTAAAACGCATCGTTTTATCACTAAGCAAGCCGTCGACTCTGCTCGGCATCGGCGCCTCAAAACCTAGGGCGGTGCACCGCGCCAAGCTCGAAAAGCTTCTCCGGAAGCTCGTGATTCACCACAACTGGGTCGAGGCCAGCGGCGTCCTCAGCGTGTTGCTCGGCGGCGGAGCCAGCGACAGGTCGCTGGCGAACAACCGCTTCATGTATTGG GTTTTGCTGGAAATGGTGGAGCGGTTGTCTGAGATGGAAAAGGAGGAGCGTTTGCCTGGTAATTACTCCAAGGAGGTGTGGATTAAGAATGTGTTTGAAGCttgggagaagaagaatgataAGATGAAGGCAGAGTTAGAAGAG TACATACATGCTGTTGAACTTGAGCGCATCTCGCTCTCGCTTGCAAAAGGGAATCTTATGGAGGCTGAAGCCGGTGCTTTCGGGTAA
- the LOC133736399 gene encoding uncharacterized protein LOC133736399 isoform X1 — protein sequence MAESPIPEIPIIPESRKRKYTDDGDEAALSGHLKRIVLSLSKPSTLLGIGASKPRAVHRAKLEKLLRKLVIHHNWVEASGVLSVLLGGGASDRSLANNRFMYWVLLEMVERLSEMEKEERLPGNYSKEVWIKNVFEAWEKKNDKMKAELEEVWSICIVFYLCTWFRHLFSHEVFCFCAVHTCC from the exons ATGGCTGAATCTCCTATACCAGAAATTCCGATTATTCCCGAAAGCCGGAAAAGAAAGTACACCGACGACGGCGACGAGGCAGCACTGTCGGGGCACCTAAAACGCATCGTTTTATCACTAAGCAAGCCGTCGACTCTGCTCGGCATCGGCGCCTCAAAACCTAGGGCGGTGCACCGCGCCAAGCTCGAAAAGCTTCTCCGGAAGCTCGTGATTCACCACAACTGGGTCGAGGCCAGCGGCGTCCTCAGCGTGTTGCTCGGCGGCGGAGCCAGCGACAGGTCGCTGGCGAACAACCGCTTCATGTATTGG GTTTTGCTGGAAATGGTGGAGCGGTTGTCTGAGATGGAAAAGGAGGAGCGTTTGCCTGGTAATTACTCCAAGGAGGTGTGGATTAAGAATGTGTTTGAAGCttgggagaagaagaatgataAGATGAAGGCAGAGTTAGAAGAGGTATGGAGTATTTGCATTGTGTTTTACTTATGCACATGGTTTCGGCATTTGTTCAGCCATGAAGTTTTTTGCTTTTGTGCAGTACATACATGCTGTTGA
- the LOC133738028 gene encoding protein TIC236, chloroplastic-like, with protein MAKFCEIKSGFWDISASLCFRGQRIFLHNASGWFGDVPLEASGDFGIHPEEGEFHLMCQVSCVEVNALMKTFKMKPLMFPLAGSVTAVFNCQGPLDAPIFVGSGMVSRRMSQSVSDFPPSAASEAVLKSKEAGAVAAFDRVPFSCVSANFTFNTDSCVADLYGIRASLVDGGEIRGAGNAWICPEGEVDDTSMDVNFSGSMCFDKILHRYIPGYLQLMPLKLGDLNGETKLSGSLLRPFMCYFSNVGGLTLNGRLQRLKGPSAMLEEIS; from the exons ATGGCCAAGTTTTGCGAAATAAAGAGTGGGTTCTGG GACATCTCGGCAAGCTTATGTTTCCGTGGCCAGCGAATATTCTTACACAATGCAAGTGGCTGGTTTGGTGATGTTCCTTTGGAAGCGTCTGGAGATTTTGGTATTCATCCCGAGGAAGGAGAGTTTCATCTTATGTGTCAG GTTTCTTGCGTGGAAGTAAATGCCTTGATGAAAACTTTCAAGATGAAGCCTCTTATGTTTCCG CTGGCTGGTTCAGTGACTGCAGTGTTTAACTGTCAAGGTCCATTGGATGCTCCTATATTTGTGGGAAGTGGAATGGTATCTAGAAGGATGTCCCAGTCAGTTTCTGATTTTCCTCCATCTGCCGCATCAGAAGCAGTTTTGAAAAGTAAGGAAGCTGGTGCTGTGGCAGCGTTTGATCGTGTACCATTTTCATGCGTGTCTGCCAATTTCACTTTCAACACTGATAGCTGT GTCGCTGACTTGTATGGAATTAGAGCTAGTCTTGTCGATGGAGGTGAAATTCGAGGGGCTGGGAATGCATGGATTTGCCCAGAG GGTGAGGTTGATGATACATCAATGGATGTGAATTTCTCCGGAAGTATGTGCTTTGATAAAATTCTGCATCGATATATTCCTGGGTATCTTCAACTGATGCCACTGAAATTAGGGGATTTAAATGGAGAAACAAAACTTTCTGGATCCCTTCTGAGACC GTTTATGTGTTATTTTTCTAATGTTGGAGGTTTGACATTAAATGGACGGCTCCAAAGGCTGAAGGGTCCTTCAGCGATGCTTGAGGAGATATCATAA